The proteins below are encoded in one region of Pristis pectinata isolate sPriPec2 chromosome 37, sPriPec2.1.pri, whole genome shotgun sequence:
- the LOC127586695 gene encoding BTB/POZ domain-containing protein KCTD21-like, which yields MQRSPSLEPVSLNVGGTVYTTNGETLSRFPDSMLGAMFRGQLPSSRDQAGNLFIDRDGKPFRHILNYLRSSHLDLPEDYKEMRLLQREADFYQIQPLLKDLCSHSQGLGHALLQCNLLSHCQTLHFTLKEGPLHYALSSCPITTYRAQIFCTCSSTLDLLRQGLELSPEPGEGEVSPGHRLRLEWTPRPEGLPPAEYAKQGFRRLLSRPGGLQLADGQALVEEVLKVALSRGFRLDAAFPEPSDVLGCTALRFVRY from the coding sequence ATGCAGCGCAGCCCCAGCCTGGAGCCCGTGTCCCTCAACGTCGGCGGCACCGTCTACACCACCAACGGCGAGACCCTCAGCCGCTTCCCGGACTCCATGCTCGGGGCGATGTTCCGGGGGCAACTGCCGAGCAGCCGGGACCAAGCGGGCAACCTGTTCATCGACCGCGACGGCAAACCCTTCCGGCACATCCTCAACTACCTGCGATCGTCTCACCTGGACCTGCCAGAGGACTACAAGGAGATGAGGCTGCTGCAGAGGGAGGCGGACTTCTACCAGATCCAGCCCCTCCTGAAGGACCTATGCAGTCACAGCCAGGGTCTGGGACATGCCCTGCTTCAGTGCAACCTCCTGTCCCATTGCCAGACCCTCCACTTCACCCTCAAGGAGGGTCCCCTGCACTACGCCCTATCGAGTTGTCCCATCACCACCTACCGAGCCCAGATCTTCTGCACCTGTTCCAGCACCTTGGACCTCCTCCGCCAGGGGCTGGAGCTCAGCCCGGAGCCCGGCGAAGGGGAGGTCTCACCCGGTCACCGCCTGCGCCTGGAGTGGACCCCCAGACCCGAGGGGCTGCCCCCGGCCGAGTACGCCAAGCAGGGGTTCCGCCGCCTCCTGTCCCGTCCCGGGGGCCTGCAGCTGGCTGACGGGCAGGCACTGGTGGAGGAGGTGCTCAAGGTGGCCCTGAGCCGAGGCTTCCGCCTCGACGCCGCCTTCCCCGAGCCCTCGGACGTCCTGGGCTGCACGGCGCTGCGCTTCGTCAGGTACTGA